The Bradyrhizobium guangxiense genomic sequence CCGCCGACGAGTTCAACCGCCCGATGCAGGATCTGACCACAGAATATTGCTGGGGCTACGTCTGGGGCCGCGAAGGGCTGACACGCAAGACGCGAAGCTTCCTCAATCTGGCGATGCTCTGCGCGCTCAACCGTCCGCACGAGCTGAAGACCCACGTCCGCGGTGCCCTCGCCAACGGCGCGACCAAAGAGGAGATCCGCGAGGTCTTCATGCAGGTCGCGATCTATTGCGGCGTGCCGGCCGGCGTGGACGCGTTCCGCAACGCGAAGGAAGTCTTCGCCGAGCTCGACAAGAAGTAGCGGAGCGCGGCGGCAATGAAGGGCAAATGGGCGCTCGTGACCGGTGCGACGGCAGGCCTTGGCCACGCCGTGGCCGAGGGCCTGGCCGGCGCGGGCGCCAACATTGTCCTGCACGATCTCATCGCGCCTGAGCAGGCCGCAGACGCCCTCCACGCCCGCTTCGGCGTCGAGGTCATCCCCGCCGCTGCCGACCTGGCCCGGCGCGACGCCATCGAGATCATGATGGCCGACTTGCTCGGTCGCTGCGCCATCGACATCCTGGTCAACAATGCGGTTATCAGGCATTTCTCCGCCATCGAGCAGTTTCCGCCAGATCGCTGGGACCAGGCGCTCGCTGTGAATCTGTCGGCGCCGTTCCACCTGATCCGCCTTGCCCTGCCGGCGATGAAGCAGCGCGGCTGGGGCCGGATCATCAACATGGGCTCGATCTACTCAAGCCGCGCGGTCGAGGACCGCATCGACTACGTCACCACCAAGACCGCAATCCTCGGCCTGACGCGCGCCGTAGCCATCGAGACCGCCCGCAGCGGCATCACCTGCAACACGATCTGTCCGGGCACGCTGCCGACACCGGCAATCCTGAACAAGATCGCGGCGATGGCGGAGAACAACGGCCGTCCGGTCGACGACGTGACCCGCAAGTACCTCGGCGAGCGCCAGCCGACGCAGCGCTTCATCGAAATGGATGCCGTCGCCGCCATGGTCGTCTTTCTCTGCGGTCCCGCGGCAAATGACATCACCGGCGCCAGCCTGCCGATCGACGGCGGCTGGTCCATCGCATGAGCGCATGAAATGGGAGTGTTGCGATGACTGAAGGAACGGGCCAGACCGTCGTGCTGACGGGCGCCGCCGGCGGCATGGGGCGCGCCATCACCAAGGCGCTGCTGGACAGCGGCCGCCGCGTCGTGCTGGTCGATCGCGACGCCAAGGCCCTTCAGGAGCTGGCGGCGACGGCGGGCAGCATGGTGTTTCCGATCCAGCTCGACGTCAGCGATGCAAAGGCCGTCGATCGCCTGCCGGAGGTGATCCCCGCGCATTTCAA encodes the following:
- a CDS encoding carboxymuconolactone decarboxylase family protein, encoding MDKATYDRGLEIRKSVLGNEFVDKAIASADEFNRPMQDLTTEYCWGYVWGREGLTRKTRSFLNLAMLCALNRPHELKTHVRGALANGATKEEIREVFMQVAIYCGVPAGVDAFRNAKEVFAELDKK
- a CDS encoding SDR family oxidoreductase, whose amino-acid sequence is MKGKWALVTGATAGLGHAVAEGLAGAGANIVLHDLIAPEQAADALHARFGVEVIPAAADLARRDAIEIMMADLLGRCAIDILVNNAVIRHFSAIEQFPPDRWDQALAVNLSAPFHLIRLALPAMKQRGWGRIINMGSIYSSRAVEDRIDYVTTKTAILGLTRAVAIETARSGITCNTICPGTLPTPAILNKIAAMAENNGRPVDDVTRKYLGERQPTQRFIEMDAVAAMVVFLCGPAANDITGASLPIDGGWSIA